Genomic DNA from Methanofollis fontis:
TACTCCCTGCTCTTCACGAGCGTTCGGGGTGGTGGTTCTGTCGCCAAACATTTCACGCCACCTCGAAGACTGCCGCTTTTCCACCGTTCTGAACCACTCGCAGGAGGTCGGCCCACGCCGCCGTGAACATCCGCCCGGCGTAGCGCACGTTGACCGCCCGCCCGCTCTTTGACCGTGCAACCCTGCCGACCCTGCGCCCGTCCTTCATGGAGCGGAGGGCGTGGTCGTCGAAGAAGAAGCCGCCGATACCGTCGAGGACGCAGATCATCCGCCCCTCGAAAAGACCTATCCGGCCGATTTTTTCAAATCCCATGTTTCTCACCTCCGGGGGCGGTCCCCCCGCCCCCTATACCGTTATAGGTCGTTATGTATAATAAATGTTTCTTATGGTATGTTATGGTATATTGTAGGCAACATTTATGGACCATAGCGACCAAACCCTTTGCATGGCAGAGATCGAGCGGATGTATAACCTCACCGACGCATCCGAATACCTCGGCAGCGACCCCCGCAAACTGCGCCGCCTCATCGCCGACGGAAAACTCCCGGCGGTCAAGGTGGGCCGGACCTGGTGCATCAAGGAGAGCACGATCAAGAAAATTCAGGACGGGGAGTTAGAGGTTTAAAAAGCAATTATTTTCATCTACTAATTATAATGCCAATCACATGGCTATCACTGTTAATTCAACACTCCTGTCTATATTTATCGCATTGCTGGCGGGAGCAATGGGAGGTATTTTTGTGGGTTCATATAATTCGTTGGTAGAACGTTTATCCGACCCGTGTAAGGAAAGATTTCACCGAGGGGTCATCATACTATATTTTGCATTAATAATCTTTTGTCTAATAATGCTGGTTCTATCCTCCCAGGCATCGTGATCTTTTCATCATATTCCATTTTTCGCAGGATATGCTTGGCCGCTTGTGCCAACCATGACCGGGGACCTTTCGGCCCCCGGTGATGCTCCATCCCGCCGCCCACCCCCGCCGGCGGTCCGTGCTTGCTCGCTCCTGCTCGCGGCGCACCGACCGCCGGGCGGTTCTCGTTCACTCGCTCCCGCTCGCGTCACGAAAACCGCCCTCCCTCCAGAGCACCTATCGCAGCTGACTGCCCCGGAGGGGAGGAGCCGCCGATAGGCGGCGGGCGGGGGATGCCGACGTCGCCCGGAGGGGATGCTCGCCCATCCCCGGAGGGGGACCGTCGGGCCGAGCGGAGCACGGTGCCTCTGGCACGGTGCGGAGCGAGGAATCGGTACAGCCGCCGACAAGGAGCGAACAGCGACGCCGGCGGGGGCGTCCCCCGCAGCCAGGCCCGGCCCGAAAGCGGCCCGCGGTGTGCCGCGAGCACGGGCGAGCAAACACGGCGGGCCGGACTACGCCCCCGCCTTTTCCTGTTCACCCGCCCAATGCGTCCTGTAAAAGCGGATCGCATACACAATCTGCCACACATAGAACACGAACGCGGCACAATAGAGCACGAAACAGAAGAGATCCGGGGCGTGGAAAACACATCCCAGAAACACGACAGACAGCAAAAGAACGCACACGCGGATAGGGAACGTCCACTCCCACGTCGTTTTCACCACGAACTTCAAATCCAATTCATCCCGGTCCATCGTCACCCCTCACGCGCCGAGTCCATCAACACCCGCACCACCGCCGGGTTCGCCTTCAGGAGCGTCTTCAACTCGTTCATCACATCCTCAGCGTTCATCGGACGACCGCAACTGTAACAATATCGGGCCGCCGGGGGGTTCACGATCTCGCAATACTGGCATTTCACCCCCTCGACACCCTGCCACAACTCGCCGCCACCCACGATCCCGTTCTTCTCCAGGACCGCCCGATCGATATCGCACCCCGTCAGATGGGTATAGGTCGCAAACTCCGTCGCCGCCACCGTCCCCCACATCATCAACTTGATCACCGTCTCCGGGTAGCCCTCCTGGATCATATGGGTGATCCGCGAGTGGCGGAAGGTATGCGGCGTCACATGCCGACCGAGCCCGGCCCGCTTCACCACCTCCCTGAGCAGGGCCGCCACCGCCGCATAGGTCAGGGCCTTGTTCGACCGGCTCAGGAACACCAGGTTATCCCCCTCCGCCCTGAACGGATACACCGACCGCCACTGGATCAACGGTTCGCGGGCCAGCACCAGACGGATATACCGGGGCCGGTTCGTCTTGAAGTTCACATTCGCCACAACGCCGTTCTGATCGAAGACCAGGTTCCCCCAGGTCAGCGTCCCGATCTCGCCGGCCCGAAACCCGCCTTCATATAGCGTCGTCACGAGCGCACGGTCCCGCACCGACCGGGCCGCCGCGATGACCCGCTCCACCTCGGAGGGCGATAAAAGGTCGGCGGCGGTCTTGGTCATCCGGTCCTTTGCGGGGGTCTTAATCCTCCGGAGTTTCTCGGTGGAGATGTCGATATACTCTTTGAACGCAAGCCACCGATAGAATTGTTTCAGGATGGTGACATAATCCCGAATGGTGTTCTGTTTATAGGGTGTGCCCCGTCGGCTGGTCCCGCACCGCAGAAGATTGATGCCGTTGAGAAGGTCGGTGAGGTCGTTGTCGAGATAGGGACCGAGGTATCGTCTCCATCCGACGAGATGGTGCATGATTTTGTGTAAGCGGACCGTGCTAACGTTGTGATAGGCCGCTATTTCTGCCAGGTATTCACGAATTAAAGAATAATCCTGTTCAGAAATCGTGTTGCTCAAAAGACTTTTTTTGAGGGACTCGTTCAATGAGTTAATTTTAATACGATGAAAATTACTATCAAGAATTGTGGGTGCTTCTGCTCTCAACTTCGTCACCGAGAGCGAATAAGGCCCTAAAAGATTTTAACTTTATCTAAAGTGCTGCTATGGGGATTTGAACCCCAGTCGCAGGAGTGAGAGTCCTGCATGATTGGCCGGTCTACACTATAGCAGCATGGCGCACCTGAGTGCTCTACAATATTGGATATGAGCGTATTTAACCATTCCGCTCTGCGCCGCCCGATTCCTCGCCGCCCGCCATATCGAGTTCAACGTCGCGCAGAAGCGGAACGGCGTTCCCTATCCACGATCCTTATGTAGTCACCTGACAGATATTTGAGGAATGAGTGGTCTTGACGATCAGATCAAGGAGATCGAGGACGAGCTCCAGCGCACCGTATATAACAAGGCCACATCCAAGCATATCGGACGCCTGAAGGCAAAGCTCGCCAAGATCAAGGAAGATGCCGTCCAGCGGGCGATGAAGTCCTCGGGCGGCGGGGAAGGGTATTCGGTCAAAAAATCCGGCGACGGGACCGTGGTGCTCGTCGGGTTCCCATCGGTCGGGAAATCGACGCTCCTCAACCAGCTTACCGACCAGAAGAGCGAGATCGGCGCCTATGCCTTCACCACCCTGACGGTCGTTCCGGGACTGCTGGAGCACAAGGGGGCAAAGATCCAGATCCTGGATATTCCGGGCCTGATCGCCGGTGCCGCCATGGGAAAGGGACGCGGCAAGGAGGTGATCGCCGTGGTGCGGAGCGCCGACCTGATCATCATCCTGGGCGACGTTTACAACGGGATCCATATCGATGTGCTGATGAAGGAACTCTATGACGCCGGTATCCGGATCAACACCCCGAAGCCCGACATCACCATCAAAAAGACCGGGAACGGCGGCATACGTCTCAACTATGTCGGCGATGAGGCGCTGGACATCGAGGAGGTCCGCTCCATCCTCGCCGAGAACAAGATCATGAACGCCGATGTGCTCATCCGCGGTTCGATCTCCCAGGAGGACTTCATCGACGCCATGATCGGCAACCGGGTGTATGTGCCGGCATTCATCGCCATCAACAAGGTGGACCTC
This window encodes:
- a CDS encoding site-specific integrase → MHHLVGWRRYLGPYLDNDLTDLLNGINLLRCGTSRRGTPYKQNTIRDYVTILKQFYRWLAFKEYIDISTEKLRRIKTPAKDRMTKTAADLLSPSEVERVIAAARSVRDRALVTTLYEGGFRAGEIGTLTWGNLVFDQNGVVANVNFKTNRPRYIRLVLAREPLIQWRSVYPFRAEGDNLVFLSRSNKALTYAAVAALLREVVKRAGLGRHVTPHTFRHSRITHMIQEGYPETVIKLMMWGTVAATEFATYTHLTGCDIDRAVLEKNGIVGGGELWQGVEGVKCQYCEIVNPPAARYCYSCGRPMNAEDVMNELKTLLKANPAVVRVLMDSAREG
- a CDS encoding OBG GTPase family GTP-binding protein translates to MSGLDDQIKEIEDELQRTVYNKATSKHIGRLKAKLAKIKEDAVQRAMKSSGGGEGYSVKKSGDGTVVLVGFPSVGKSTLLNQLTDQKSEIGAYAFTTLTVVPGLLEHKGAKIQILDIPGLIAGAAMGKGRGKEVIAVVRSADLIIILGDVYNGIHIDVLMKELYDAGIRINTPKPDITIKKTGNGGIRLNYVGDEALDIEEVRSILAENKIMNADVLIRGSISQEDFIDAMIGNRVYVPAFIAINKVDLVDEKTRSEIETDLTERFGEHPHMISAHSGYNIEELKDAIFDHLGFMRIYMKPVGGPADLEEPMIVRSGSTIEDICRRLHREFVEKFRYAKIWGKSVKHDAQRVGLQHTLADGDIVTVVTRF
- a CDS encoding helix-turn-helix domain-containing protein; its protein translation is MAEIERMYNLTDASEYLGSDPRKLRRLIADGKLPAVKVGRTWCIKESTIKKIQDGELEV